The following are from one region of the Shinella sp. PSBB067 genome:
- a CDS encoding glycosyltransferase family 2 protein — protein sequence MSYLSISAFIICQNEEHYLGHCIESLEGFAEIVIVDSGSTDGTLALIQSYIDKGWPLRLFRETWRGYAGQKQFALEQCTQDWCLNIDSDERLDKALRRLLPELLDAPDEVVGWRVARRPYLVGYGYTSENVRERKNLRLIRRGRGAYDLRQQVHEGIAANGEVKSVTTGSLLHFRPLIIDEQILKENKYSTLKADQQIAEGRRPSLSKLIFSPIIYFLRLYFRNGLWRCGVPGFIEAMTGFIYAFLTQAKIAQRAALRARPNHDDYVGR from the coding sequence ATGTCCTATCTGTCCATTTCGGCCTTCATCATCTGCCAGAACGAGGAACATTACCTCGGTCACTGTATCGAAAGTCTTGAGGGCTTTGCGGAAATCGTCATCGTGGACTCCGGGTCCACCGACGGTACGCTCGCGCTCATCCAGTCCTACATCGACAAAGGGTGGCCGTTGCGACTGTTTCGGGAAACATGGCGCGGTTATGCGGGGCAGAAGCAATTTGCGCTTGAACAATGCACGCAGGACTGGTGCCTCAACATAGATTCCGACGAGCGGCTGGATAAAGCGTTGCGGAGACTTTTGCCGGAGTTGCTTGACGCGCCGGATGAGGTCGTGGGATGGCGCGTTGCACGCCGGCCTTACCTCGTGGGATATGGATACACGTCCGAAAATGTTCGGGAGCGGAAGAACCTCCGGCTCATTCGTCGTGGCCGGGGCGCCTATGACCTGCGTCAGCAGGTTCATGAAGGGATCGCGGCGAACGGCGAGGTGAAGAGCGTGACGACGGGCAGTCTGCTGCATTTTCGCCCGTTGATCATTGATGAGCAAATTCTTAAGGAAAACAAGTATTCGACGCTGAAGGCGGATCAACAGATCGCGGAAGGCCGCCGACCCAGCTTGTCGAAACTGATCTTTTCGCCGATCATCTATTTTCTGCGGCTGTATTTCAGGAATGGCCTGTGGCGGTGCGGCGTGCCCGGCTTCATCGAAGCGATGACGGGGTTTATATATGCTTTCCTGACGCAGGCGAAAATCGCGCAGCGCGCAGCGCTTCGTGCGCGTCCGAACCACGACGACTACGTGGGCCGCTGA
- a CDS encoding glycosyltransferase family 25 protein, whose amino-acid sequence MKILLINLERNPERLSRMSTLLSDMQLPFERIDAVDGKCLSTQEQARWSQSQADGSPFLSPSEVGCYLSHRIAWAKIAGLESDFGLVLEDDLHFAEGCAGFFSTNDWIPDDADVVKVETVFWKTLIGRSHRDIGNGYSVTRLHGQHFGMAGYILSPGCARTLLNLGALDRAIDQIFFDPASGLFHDLTLYQAMPAFCVQDQFIAQNHLGIPTNIERGWDLKSRRRALAQKVGRELSRPLSQLRDIIVGRLLSPFTRKKLTKIGFRPYLPPVQPSSVDR is encoded by the coding sequence TTGAAGATCCTCCTTATCAACCTCGAAAGAAATCCGGAACGCCTCTCGCGGATGTCCACCCTGCTTTCGGACATGCAGCTTCCATTCGAGCGAATCGACGCGGTAGACGGCAAATGTCTATCAACGCAGGAACAGGCCCGCTGGTCGCAGAGCCAAGCCGACGGCAGCCCTTTTCTCTCTCCGAGCGAAGTGGGCTGCTATCTCAGTCATCGCATCGCCTGGGCAAAAATTGCCGGCCTGGAAAGCGACTTCGGCCTAGTGCTTGAAGACGACCTGCACTTCGCCGAAGGATGTGCGGGATTCTTCAGCACGAATGACTGGATTCCCGACGATGCCGACGTCGTGAAAGTGGAAACCGTTTTCTGGAAAACCTTGATCGGCAGAAGCCACAGGGATATAGGAAACGGATATTCTGTAACCCGGCTTCATGGCCAGCACTTCGGCATGGCAGGTTATATACTTTCGCCGGGCTGCGCCCGTACATTGCTGAATCTTGGCGCTCTGGACCGCGCAATCGATCAGATATTCTTCGACCCTGCCTCCGGCCTGTTCCATGACCTTACTCTTTATCAAGCCATGCCGGCCTTCTGTGTGCAAGATCAGTTCATCGCGCAAAATCACCTAGGAATACCCACGAACATCGAGCGGGGGTGGGACCTAAAGAGCCGGCGCAGGGCACTGGCTCAGAAAGTCGGAAGGGAACTGTCCCGACCGCTTTCTCAGCTACGCGACATTATCGTCGGGCGGCTTTTGTCCCCTTTCACCCGGAAGAAGCTGACGAAAATCGGGTTCAGGCCATATCTTCCACCAGTTCAACCATCATCAGTAGATCGTTGA
- a CDS encoding glycosyltransferase family 4 protein has translation MPNRPDIRDVEVIAPNFKRRLSGVTSTIIQLVPVQNKLGQKVATLGPGLPDTLPKLRWRDLLSLWTPPPGRKARIWHARRNVEMLAGLVMRDLLRMKLKLVFTSASQRRHTGWTKFLISRMDAVIATSAKTASYLEVPCTVIMHGIDTERFSPPADKAAAKAALGLDPAQKYVGCFGRIRHQKGTDLFVDAMIALLPERPDWSAIIAGRATAQHVEFETELKEKVRAAGLDKRILFVGEHTNIHEWYRPLDLFVAPQRWEGFGLTPLEAMATGVPVVATDVGAFSELIVTGEGETGLLIPADSLSSIAQAAASLMNDTARRNAVGSQGRRHIASRFTIENEARHVAAVYRRTLEA, from the coding sequence ATGCCGAACAGACCGGATATTCGCGACGTCGAGGTCATCGCGCCCAATTTCAAGCGCCGCCTGTCCGGCGTGACCTCGACGATCATCCAGCTTGTTCCCGTCCAGAACAAGCTGGGCCAGAAGGTGGCAACGCTCGGCCCAGGCCTCCCGGATACGCTGCCCAAGCTGCGCTGGCGCGATCTCCTGTCCCTGTGGACCCCGCCGCCCGGCCGCAAGGCCCGGATCTGGCATGCGCGGCGCAACGTCGAAATGCTGGCCGGACTCGTGATGCGCGACCTGCTGCGCATGAAGCTGAAGCTGGTCTTCACTTCCGCCTCGCAGCGCCGCCATACGGGCTGGACGAAGTTCCTGATCTCACGCATGGACGCGGTCATTGCCACGAGCGCGAAGACCGCCTCCTATCTCGAGGTGCCCTGCACCGTCATCATGCACGGCATCGACACCGAGCGCTTCTCGCCGCCTGCCGACAAGGCCGCCGCCAAAGCTGCGCTCGGTCTCGACCCCGCCCAGAAATACGTCGGCTGCTTCGGCCGCATCCGCCATCAGAAGGGAACGGACCTCTTCGTCGACGCAATGATCGCCCTCTTGCCGGAACGCCCGGACTGGTCAGCCATCATAGCGGGCCGCGCTACGGCCCAGCATGTGGAGTTCGAAACAGAATTGAAGGAAAAGGTGCGCGCCGCGGGCCTGGACAAACGAATTCTTTTCGTCGGCGAGCACACCAACATCCACGAATGGTACCGCCCCCTCGACCTCTTCGTCGCCCCCCAGCGCTGGGAAGGCTTCGGCCTGACGCCGCTGGAGGCAATGGCGACGGGCGTACCGGTTGTGGCGACGGATGTGGGGGCGTTCAGCGAGTTGATCGTGACGGGAGAAGGGGAAACCGGCCTTCTCATCCCCGCCGACAGCCTCAGTTCCATAGCGCAAGCCGCGGCAAGCCTAATGAATGACACTGCCCGGCGCAACGCCGTCGGCTCGCAAGGGCGCCGGCATATTGCATCCCGCTTCACCATTGAAAACGAGGCGCGGCACGTTGCTGCGGTGTACCGGCGGACGCTTGAGGCCTAA
- the greA gene encoding transcription elongation factor GreA gives MVEKVPMTQDGFVKLQEELRWRQQEERPRIIEAIAEARAHGDLSENAEYHAAKEAQSHNEGRITELEDFVARAEVIDLTKMSGSKIKFGARVKLVDEDTEEEKVYQIVGDQEADVKQGRISISSPIARALIGKEVGDSIEVNAPGGSKAYEILAVSWG, from the coding sequence ATGGTTGAAAAGGTACCGATGACCCAGGACGGTTTCGTCAAGCTGCAGGAAGAACTGCGCTGGCGCCAGCAGGAGGAACGTCCGCGAATCATCGAGGCGATCGCCGAGGCACGCGCCCATGGCGACCTGTCGGAAAACGCCGAGTACCACGCCGCCAAGGAAGCCCAGAGCCACAACGAAGGCCGCATCACCGAGCTGGAAGACTTCGTCGCCCGCGCCGAGGTCATCGACCTCACCAAGATGTCCGGCTCCAAGATCAAGTTCGGCGCCCGCGTGAAGCTCGTCGACGAGGACACCGAGGAAGAGAAGGTCTACCAGATCGTCGGCGACCAGGAGGCCGACGTGAAGCAGGGCCGCATCTCGATCTCCTCCCCCATCGCCCGCGCCCTCATCGGCAAGGAAGTCGGCGACTCGATCGAAGTCAACGCCCCCGGCGGCTCCAAGGCCTACGAGATTCTGGCGGTAAGCTGGGGTTGA